The segment TAAAGCACGACCTGTAACAACCCTTTGCATTGCATGCAAAAGCAGACAGGAAGAGGAAGAACAAAATCGGGGAGAGTAATCTCCCGGAATACATCTAATGGACGCGCACTTCTTTCATGCCCTTGTACTCGAACTTGAGATAAATCTTAATGGGCGAAGGGTTGAAAAAATATTTGCTCCCGCAGACGGAGTATGGACACTTGCGCTCCAATCTACGGGTGGAAAAGAATTCTTATTATTCAGGCCCGCCAAATCGGTGGGCCTTTTTTTTCTTTCAAAGGTAAAACCGCTTAACCCGGCAAACCCCACCGCCACTGTAATGTGGCTTCGAAAAAGACTTTCAGGACGAAGGATTTTTGAAGCCCACCACGACTGGACCAACCTGCGTGTCGCATTTTCCCTTTCTCCGGGAAGAGAACCCGGCAAATACAGGTTCCTTTTATTTGATATGAAAAAGGGAATATCCCTGATTCACGAATTACCCCAAGACTTCGGCCTTCCTGTCTTTTGGCCTTCTTATGCTGACATTCAGGACACTGCAGAAATCTGGAAAGAATTCCCGCATATTTCGCCCCCTCTTCGCAAGACACTTAAAAAGCTCACACCTCCAGAAGCTCAAAAACTGCTTGATACGCTGAAAAACGGTGCGGCTAATACTTTTTACCTTTCAACTGACGGTAAAAACGAATTATCCCCTCCACGCCTCTGGCCGGACGAAAACTCAAATCAGCAAATATTTTCATCAGCAATCGAAGCCTCTTCAGTATATGGAGAAAAAGTTTTATTCCCCACAATGGAACGGCTCGAAAACTCTGAAGATAAAAATGCTCTTAAGTCCGGTAAAAAGAAATTCAAAAAAATAATGAGTAGAATTGAAGAAGAAGAGGAAAGGCTCCGCAAACTTTTAAGCAGAAAAATCGAAGCAGAAGCTCTTCAAGCTGAGATGTATCGCCTTAAACCGCTAAGAGAACTTGATAAGGTTACTGTCACACATCCTGAGCACGGAAAAATGGTCGTGAAGCTCGATCCTACTCTGACTCCGGCAGAAAACATGACTAAAATTTTCAAGCTTTCAGCCAAGGCTCAAAGGGGCCTCAAACATATGGAGCGGCGGAGAGGTGAAGTTGAAAAT is part of the Maridesulfovibrio ferrireducens genome and harbors:
- a CDS encoding NFACT RNA binding domain-containing protein — translated: MDAHFFHALVLELEINLNGRRVEKIFAPADGVWTLALQSTGGKEFLLFRPAKSVGLFFLSKVKPLNPANPTATVMWLRKRLSGRRIFEAHHDWTNLRVAFSLSPGREPGKYRFLLFDMKKGISLIHELPQDFGLPVFWPSYADIQDTAEIWKEFPHISPPLRKTLKKLTPPEAQKLLDTLKNGAANTFYLSTDGKNELSPPRLWPDENSNQQIFSSAIEASSVYGEKVLFPTMERLENSEDKNALKSGKKKFKKIMSRIEEEEERLRKLLSRKIEAEALQAEMYRLKPLRELDKVTVTHPEHGKMVVKLDPTLTPAENMTKIFKLSAKAQRGLKHMERRRGEVENQQEEFLHANLMPPSSKDRQKTSLEIPKKYKDIAVALFVSSDGFLMIRGKNSKANHDLLSKAASVFDYWFHVEGGPGSHVILKRDHPGQEIPETTFKEAATLAALKSYRCDDSKADVMCALVKDVRKRKGAAPGQVVVDNVSRTLHVKVDHSLEESLAKK